CTTACATATTTTGGATAGCTTAGCACAATGATAACATATTTACTTTACAGGGGCTTCCTTTACATATGGAGGATTTTCATTTGGATGTACAAAGTGTATGTTCATCAAATGGTTGAAGCACAAGGGCAGGCTAAAACTGACCTGGAGATATCTCCCGAGTCTCACCAAGAACAAGCTAAAACTACTGTTTTCAACTAATGGTAGAGAGAGGAAAACTGGATTGCTTGTCCAAGTAGAAGTGGCAATGTCTCTTATCTTCATCACTTCTTGCCGAATCCAAACAAGGATTTGATGGCATTGATGGCACTCTCATTTATGAATGATTCATCGTACTTGTTTAGCAGGGGGGCAAAGTCCTCTGACTTCCTCAAGTTTGCTAGATCCGGGTCAGTGCGAATCGTCTTCAGAAAATCAAGCAAGACATAATAAGTCACTAATTATGAACCATGTATGGACCTTTTTTACTCTTAGAAAGCAGATATTTTTCTAGTTACCTTGAAGTCTTCATAGCCGGCTTTCATGGCGTCTTCAAGTGCAGAAAGGCCAGCTTGTATCTGCACAAGGGAACATTCAGATGAGTATTCAGTGGGAGACTTGCAGTCTTGTAGTTCACAGTGAAACTAGAGGCAAACCCGGTCAAGCTTCGAGTAACAGCACGCGACATTGTAGCTGGCTACAGAAGACTCATCAATCTCTGGTTTGGACCCCAGCACCGACTCGAATTTGTCCAACGCCTCCTCGTATTTTCCTTCTCTGAAGTTTTTTTTTCAAACATGTCAACAGAGTTTCAAATTGAAGCAATCTCAATGCAGCATATGTTTCACTGACTTGTACAGCCTAAGTCCTGAGCGAAGGTCATCTTCTCTTTGGATCTTCTGCTCCATCTTCTTCTGGTAATTTTGCATCTGCATCCAACATTTGAGATCGCCGTGCGCCACAGCATGAATAAGCAATCTGCAGATGTCTATgagcaacaaaaacaaaaaaaagtaaaGCATAAAGTCATACTTACTTGAATCTCTCGTAGTTTGGTGCTGACATTTCCAGTGTTTCTTTCAGCCCTAATGATCTCCTTCTCGGAGAGCTCACCAGAATCCCATTTTCCTGAACTCGTTAATTAGCAGCAAGCAAATTGCACAACTCAAATTCTGAATTCGACGAATCCACAGTCATATTATCTTGCAAAGAATCATAAATCAAGCAGGTAACTAGCATCTGTTCTTACCAAATTTCTTCTGCATCTTCATGTAGAGAGGGCCGACTCTCTGGCGGATGCAGTACATGGTCTGGCCGTACCCTGCCGCCGGCCAGATTTCCTCACCAAAGACGGCGCTGTGAATCCAGTACCAGTTAGCAAACATGAAATGAACTGCTCGTTTCTTGATCAGCTGGTGATTCTGTCTGAAGATGTCTGAGAATTGCTTTGGATTGGCCGACGTGGCCGTTTGAGAAGACTGACCTGGTGGCTAGGACCTTGTCGCCGGGGGTGAACTTGCCGGTCTGCTCGGCGGAGGAGCCGGGGAAGATGGCCTCGATGTAGGTGCCGCCATCCTGGCCCTTGGTGAACTTGAGCCCGTACGGCTTGAGGATCTCCACCTCGTACTCCTCGTACGGATCCTCGCCTTCCCCTCCCCCCTCCCCGCCTCCGGACTTGGGCTCCGcctgcgccgaagacgacgcccgGACGACGACGCAGCTCCTCGCCGACCCCCGCAGCGTCAGGCAGCAGCTCTGGCCAAGAAACGGCTGCCTCGCTGTCCGGGCATTGCTGCCGCTGGCTCTTGGGAGGCAGGGCGGGGAGGATAGGAGCGGCTGGTTGGTGATCTGGTGGGCGAGAGCCATGGCAGCTAGGTGGGAGCTTTGCGCGCTCGCTTGCTCCGCGAATTGAATCTTGGTGGTGTAGGAGCCGGAAGCGATGAGGAGACGACGGTTCTGTGGCTCATCTTtggctgtgtggcgtggcgccaagAGGACTTGAGTTTGGGTGTGAGATGGATGGAGTCCACACACACACACTGGGCAGACGGGCACGAACCATGGAGAACAAAGTAAATAGAGGCAAGGCATATGCTGGCTTGGGATCCTACCTGGCATGTGGCATCTTCCATGTCAGCAACCATTTGTCAGCAGTGGCGGGCCCAGGAAACAACTAGAGGGTGAGATGTGAGCACACCtccattttttttttgcaatttcCAATTGTGATAAAAAAAAATTGCCAAATGTCAGGTAGGATCCCAAGCGATATGCTGAGAATTAACTTCGTGCTCAGTCAAATGATACACTGTTTAATTGTGTCGTGATTCATGTATATAAGTTGCAAGTTGAGTTGCAACCGAGTTTTTTCAGTTGCCAGCGGAGTTGCAACCGGAGattttttcagttgcaagtgAAAATCTAAGAAAAATTATCCGGACCGATAGATTTGCTTCGTTATTCGTGCTAGTCATTAGTAGCCAATATTTCTTCAATAATTCCATCGTGGCCTTACGGTCTCACAGAGGGGCCAGAACTACGTAACTAAAGAAGAATAGTGCTATTTATAAATAAGTGTAGGTGTGGAGAGCTTTTTGCGGGGAAATTGCAAGCCAAGTTTGGGGGAAGGCGGGTGTTGACCCAACCTTATCAGTATTCGGACTATAATAGTTCCGATGAACTGACTTTTGACAGGTATGCGGTTCCAGGAGATGGGGTAGAATTTTTTTTCCCTCGCATTTGGGGTGGGCCACAACCCATCAGACCCGCATCTGAACTTGCTTGTCAGACTGTATAATCTTTTCTTTTTCAGGGTAATGCGATTGCATGGACTTTACTCCCAAATGTTGGCATGCTCTGAAATTCACTCCAGAGTGAGAAAGCAAGGGAGATATTACCAAAAAAAAttgaaagagaaagaaaaaggcgaGGGACTGACTACAAGGTCCCATTCGTCAAAATAAAATGGGACGAGGAAATAGGGGCTATTGTTGACTTGGATGCTTTTCTCTGGGTAAGGGAGGCCCCTACTTGACAAGTAGGGGGCATGTTTTGGTGCtattgttggagatgctcttaaccaCAATAGGTTCAGTTGTGGTTTCTACTTTTACCAGATtagtttttatttttgggtggaatGATTTTGCATGAACGTAGGGTGAGATGGCTTTGAATTTGTTACACAAAAGTGTAGCGGATTTTCAGAACCTGGTCACCAATACTCTGAAAATATGTGTACAGCCCATTAATGTCAAAATTGACATCACCCACGGCCCGACCAAGTTTCAAAACTTACCTAAAAACTATGAATGTAAAAAACTTACTTTCTCATTCTTTTTGAAAACATGGTAAATGGCCGTATTATTTGAAAATGCATGGGTAAGTTTCAACTTAATATCGATGCAATTGATTTTTGTTCAAGATTTATAAAACATACAAAAAAAAATTTGGTTAAGATCCAGAAAGTGTGTGCACTCGGAGCTATCTTTTTTTTGTTTGGCATAAATCCCCAAATGAGATTTGGCTGGTGGGCTAGAACTCTAGGTTTGGAGCCAGCTGCCCATGGGATCAAATGACTACTTCCGTACAGAAAAGGGGTATAAGTGATGCAAACTATCTGATTACAATTTAGTTGTGATGGCCTCCTGTGTCTCCCATATGAGTGGCTGAGTGTTGTAAACTTTGTCAGTTCTTAGGCCTTTTTATGCTGTAAAGATGTCTCAATGGTGTAATACAGAGAAGACCCAAAAAAACTTAGTATTATGTAAATCCTTAGCATTTCAATATATTCTTGTCATGACCTCAACATTGATGCAAACTGCATGTAACATTAATATTCAAGTCAGCATCTTGTTTTATTTACTAATAGTTAGTGGCATGTACAGATTATTTTTCAGAAGGTAGCTAAGCATGTACAGAATTTGTGATGGAGAGATATGGCTGTTGATCAGCCTAGTAGTATATACATGGAGTGATGGCTGTTCAAGTCTGAACTCTCTTCTGAAGAGTTCTTGATCATGGGGATGACCCAGCAATGTACTGCAACCACTCTTCAGGCAGCCCCTGCCTTCTCCTGATCGTCCTGAACGCAGATTTCGTCAAGGGTACTGCGATGATGTCGAACTCCTTCGGCGCCTGCGGTGCAATCCAGCAAGAGTTGCCGTTTTTATATGTGACAGTTTCATAAATGCAGCTCACAATCTTAAGAAGAGCAAAGCAACGTCACAGACCTTGGGGATCTTGCGTAACTTCATGTTTGCTTGCAGCAGTGTCTTATTACCCTTCCTGGAGTTGCATCTTGAGCATGCAGTTACCTACCAGTTCAGACATGGCAACAGAACTAGTAAAACTCTGCAATTGTTAATATTCCCTAGTGCCTAAGTAGTTCTTTTCCATAGAATTCTATGTTTCTTTGAACAGTTGTTCGTCGATTCAAACCAATTAAACGGTAGAAACTGTGAGCACTCATACCAAGTTTTCCCATTCCCACTTGCCTCCACGGGAAGTCGGAATGACATGGTCAATTGTGAGATCGTCTTCCGAAGGGCAATACCTGCAGGCAGTGCAGCCAATTTATTCCTGATTGTCAAAGGTAAACTCCTCCTCAGCATATAAGCCTGAATCTTTGTATGATTTCTACATCTTTTCGTAGCCTGACGGTTGCCATGTACTCCTAGTGTACATATCAGTCATAACTCATAACTCACATCTCAAGAGTTACATGAGGCAAGTTCCCCAGAGAGACAGAACAACAATATGATTATAAATCTAACTGCACCAGGAATATTTTGTGCATTAACAAGTGCACAATGCTTACTGGCAAGTGAAGTCGTCCCTGTAAAGTATGTTTTTACGGCTAAGGCATTGTTTAACTCTTCTTCTCTTCATCACCTGCAGCAGCTGTGGGACCTGAAGAAGCAGAAGAACAAGAGGGGAAGCAGTAACAACAGTTTCATAAGATCATGATGTTAATTATACTTTTAGTTCGCATGATCATACACATACCCTGAGAACTGCAGGGATGTAGAATGATCCACTGGGTGAAGAGACCGTCTGATCGTAGTACTCCAGAACATCGGCCTGCATAGCTAAAACGATCACCATATTAATAATGTAAATACTGAcaggttttgacaatgacaagcaGAAGGCCAAAACTATGAACTGGGGAGTGATGACGGCGGAGATGGTGAAGTGCTGGTTGCAGCAGAAAAGCTAACCTTCTCCGTGAATTCCAGGCAAATCGCGCGCTTCCAGCAGACAACATTGACAGGCCTGATTGTAAACGCAGAACATTTCAGGATGTTGAGGTGTAGAAATTAACTGTTGTGCAGAATTGGTAACACAAGTGCTTCCAGCAGACAACTTGAGTCGCTTATGTTAATCAGTATGCCTTTGTTCATGTACTGTTATTGATCTACCTAACATGTTCTGGTTGAAGTTAACTTAATTAATTTGCCTCGGTGTTAGATATCGTAAGGGACTTTTTACTGCCGCCCAAACAGGATGGTTCTAGTTCTACTTCAAGAAAAACAAGAACAGTATATATGATCAGTTTGTGCCTTCAGAAAACAAATCAAGATTACCTGTACGAGAGATCAAGAACGAGTCCCCTGAACCCGGACAGATCACCGTCCTCgaactcctcgtcctcctccccgtCGATTAACAGCACCGACTCTGGCTCTTCCAACTCCTCCGAGCGCTCGTCGTCCTTGGTCGCGCCGCGCCCGCCGGACTTGTTATTCCTCCCGCGCGCTCTCGCTGGCTCCACGAGCCTGCGGGTGCTGTGTCTCCAGTCCAGCCCGGCTAGCGCGCCCGGCAGCCCGCTCCTCGGCGATCGCCAGCCGAGAGGACCCCGCACGTCGTGGCGGAACGGGAGAGGCGCAGCCACCTTTGCCGCCATTGATCAATGCTTCGTCTGTGATCTTGGGAAACTCTGTGTGATCTTTCTTGAGTTCTTATTTGTCTTGTAGCTTGGAAGGTTGGGGAGAGGCCTTGGAGTGTAGGAGAGGTAGAAGGCTGAGAGCCACTGGTTTACATGGAGTGCATGGACGAAATATCTCACTCGAATTCTCTGACTTATTTTTGTGGCCATTTCCTTGTGAAGGTAAGAtaattatttattttttattgtgAGTTGGAATTTTGTTATGAAATAATGGTGAAAGGTCAAATGTTGATCATCCGTTGACCATACTACCCGAAGTAAACCTGACAAGTATTGGATTTGCATTCCAATAGGGTGCCGCGATTTGGCGCGCGACCCAGTGGTGGCTTGACACATGTGCAAAAAACATTGCGCCGGGAGATGAGAGCAGAAACGTTCCCGCGATATAATTCATGTTCGACTTTCGAGTAATGATGAATACATATAGGCTCCGTTTGGATGTTTGTATTCGCATGCTTGGCATTGTATTGGCTTGAATGTCAATATCTTAGGATATTCGTATTGAGATCAATGCAAATATTTTGTTTGGATGTTTAGATATTTGATACCGAGAATTGATATCCAGGTTGAATGTCAAATCTTTTTTATTAAATTTAGGAAAATATTTTTTAAGATACAAACTttttatattatttttaaaaTCCTCTGATTCAAACTTCATGTCGCTAGTAGATCAATAATTTTTTCAGCTAATCTTGCCAAGGCATTTGTAAGTTTTATGCAGGTTTTGCTGTGCATAATTTGTTAAATTTCTATATATTTTAAACATATTTTTTTAGTTATTTAAACTACATATAGTGAGGGAACTAGAAAAAAGTTTGACCTCATTTTCCTTGAAAGTTTAAGTCTTTGTAACTTCTTGTGAAAAAATCCTAATGGGGTGGTTCAAGCCGGTCTAGTTCTAGCTCATACTGTCGAAAAAAGAGAGCAAAAAACTATCTCATCCGCCATGTGGTACCTGACTTGTCGAAAACATGTTATCGGTAACAACCTGGCCAAGTGTAGAGATTTGCGTGAAACAACTAGCCGCAGCTTTTTCGATTAATTTATGAAAGCCTAGCCGTAGTAGCCGTGGTTTTGTATGAAAACATCAAAAGGAGGACAAGCTCAAGACCGCCTTCTATTTTTCAAAATTCTAAAATTATTTTTCGAAGTTTCACAAGAATCCAATAAAATCTGGATGTAGCCGATGGTGTATGTTACAATCATACAAAAGAAAAAATTCATCGTAAAATAATTTGgattctaggctacacaaaaatgtcAAAGTGTCAACCTAAGTATAATGAATAATGCATATCTTCAAAAATCCATTTTAAAAAAagattttatcatttttgtgtatcGTAGAATATGAAGAATTTAgctctttttttttgcgaatctcagagcatctccagtcgcgtcccccaaacggcgtttgggggacggcgGACAAGAAATGGAGAAAATCGCGTcctagtcgcgtcccccaaagctaaatagcgcctcattttgtgtccggcgtccccggtagagactctatgtatagagtctctaccggggacgccggacacaaaatgagagcccatatgcatgcatgcagcccctagtccccacatgccattctctttccccacactttctctcacctacttttcccacatggggtggtcccttctattaaaatgcatgcatccggacgctgtttgagggacgcggctggaaagggTCTCTTTTCTGTACAGATTTTTGatctctttttgtccggcgcggtcctAAACATGCCCCAAATCATTTGTGCCGGACgttttttgagggacgcgactggagatgctctcatgCTTTTATACATCATTGGTTACACACACATTTGTTTCGGGATTTTTTGTCTGAAACTTGTAGATATAATTTTAGTTTTGTTTTTAAAAACGAAGGGTTGACCTCCAAGTCCTCACTCTGTGGTTTTGTGATATTTCCTAAATAAAAGTTCAAATCTAGAGGCCAATCGTTATGTACTTCCAATCTGTATTTAGAGATATCTTTCAACCCAACTAATTAAGCCGACACGGCCTTCTTCGAGTTGAAGTTCTCTCCGGACCTAGGCTGCAATTGTATTCTTTTGCTTAGACAGTTTGAATTTTCAACAAGATGCTTGCTTTGTGCCAAGATGATTAGATTCTATTTCTCAAACAGTTTGGACAGTTTGGCCGTTGAAGATGCTTGTTTGAAAGAAGTTCCAGATATCCAAACAAGTACTAGAACACATCCATAAATAAACAGCTCGTTTACTCTCCAAAGAGAGTGCCATGGTCCACGATTAACACGTGAAGAATTGGGGCAAAAAATAGAAGGGAGTTGCAAAACGTGTGCTGATTGAATAATCCAATAATTAAATTGGAGAAACGAATACTACGGAGTACTGATAAATATACTCCGTACGTACAGCTAATATGGTTGAGTTGAGGCGCTAGTCCGACCCGATTTGCCAAACTAAAGTAAGCGTCACGAGCGTTTGGTTCTCCTGTCAGGAGTTTTAACGAAGCACGCTGCTCACTGACTACAGTGTGCTTATCTCTCCACGTCACTTGCAGTTGCAGGTCCAAGAAGCCATCAGCTGCGCTTCTCCTCCAAGAGCTGCCTGCGCCCACCTCCCGATTCTCAGGAGAAGAACCGCTCGCACGTTGCGAAGCTTCGATGGCCATGAAGGTTCTAAGGGAGGTGGGGAGGAAGAGGAGCGGAGCGGCGGGGATCGGAGGGACCAGAGGCTTCGCCGACTGCGCCGCTGCTGCGATGGGGGTGGCGGAGAGGAGAGAGGGTGGCGGGGGGACGAAGGCGGTGAACCTGTTCACGGCCGTCAAccaggcgctccacatcgcgctcgACACCGATCCCCGGTCAGCTCAGCGCCTGCCTACTCTTGAATCTTGATTAGCCCTGTTGCTTTGATGCTTTGTCCTCTAGCCCTGTCAAGTTTGAATCATTTCAGGAAAGTAGCACCTTATTGCTCTCAACTCTTAATCATTTAACGTTTCCCTTTTGCTGGGATATGATATGTTCCACTGCAAACTCAAAATATGAAAAGGCATTCAGATATCATGTTAGTGTACCGGTGTTCCCAGTACATGGTCGTTGCAGGCGGTGAGTGTTTGTTCAGACAGTTAATAATGTAATTTATAGTGCCCTGACGCTCAATACTGTAATTTTGAACTGTTTTGGCAACTCAGTGTACGAAGTCACAGGATTTATATACTTTTCTACTTATAATGAAATATGTAACATAGTGTCGTAATTCTTGTATCGTATTGTTCTGCAAGCTAGTCTATGGAACAGCTTTCCCAGATTGGAGCTGCTTATACACACATTCCACTAAATTTAAGAtgattttaattttcgcagctccTATGTCTTCGGAGAGGATGTGGGTTTTGGTGGTGTCTTCCGCTGCACAACAGGGCTCGCTGATCGATTTGGCAAAAATAGAGTATTCAATACACCATTGTGTGAACAGGTGCACCCTTACTTGGCATACCTGCTGAAACCTATGGCAATACTATAGTAAAATGTGAAAAATTCAGCGTTAATGGCCTGCTATGCGTGAATATGGAAATACGTTTGAGCCCACTATACTGAACTTCATATGGCTTAGATAGTAGGGACTTCATCGAACTTCATTACAGGTATTTTATTGTCGACCACTGACCAGTTCTTCTCAAACAGGGCATTGCAGGATTTGCTATTGGCTTAGCAGCAATGGTGAGTCACATGTAACATTGGCTTGTTTATTTGTTTGTAATAATGCTGTTGAGGTTCCTTGATTTGCTAAATACTAGATTGTTCATGATTACCTTTTACAAGTTCAACAGTTTCAAAACTGTCGTGTTATTTGTGATTTATCATACATCATTGCCTTCAATTAAATATTTAGATGAAATGGAAACCTTAAATTCTTTACTTCAGTTAAGTAACTCTTTGCTCCCTCGCAAAAAAAAGTATTTCTTTGCAACTCAGTGAATCATTAATTCATTATTCACTTCTATCGTCTTGTCAATGGAAGACTCATTTGTTTTTTCTTTCACCAACATGCAGGGCAATAGAGCTATTGCTGAAATCCAATTTGCAGATTATATCTTTCCAGCGTTTGATCAGGCATGTCTCCGATTTTATTCAGAATGGTTTTACCTACTAGAGTAGTTTTTTTCTTCTTAATGTAGCAGACACTTTTAAATAATTGCTACGTGGACTGCATTATATTACATGGTAATAATTTCAGTTGCTGGAAGTAATTTACCTGTTTGTTGCCAGAGATAACGATAGCTTGCCTTTTTGAGTGAAGTACTTTTGCTGCAAGCACTTGCAATGCTTTATCATCAATTCTGAACTCTGGATTGATCCTATAGCATTCAGTTGTAGAACCATTTCAGTTCTTGACAATTGCCAAGTCGATTGAATTTGTATTCGTTTGTGCAATGTTTTGTTCCAACATATCCATACAACTTCTGATGCAGCTCGTCAACGAAGCAGCTAAGTTCAGATATCGAAGTGGAAATGAATTTAACTGTGGAGGTAGTTTTTTCCCTTTAAAATTGATTATTGTATAAACCATGCCTCTTTTATGTAATTTAATGGAGAAACATCCTGAAGTTGTCATCATAATACCATCTTTTCTAGGTTTAACAATTCGATCACCATATGGTGCTGTTGGACATGGTGGTCACTACCACTCACAGTCACCAGAGGCTTTCTTCTGTCATGTTCCTGGCCTGAAGGTTGAGTTTGTACCCCTAATATACTCTGTCGCTGAACTGTAATTCTTGTACTGTAGTAATAGTTAGGACACAAGTGTAAACCACATTTTCTATTTAAGTTAGAAAACTTATTCGTAAAATCAAGTATTATAGCAATATCAAGCAGCATTTTCTATTACTCCTGCCTGATACTCTAGTGGACATTTCTGAAACTGTACCAGCCAGATATGCATGTTCAGTTGCCTGTTCAGATTTTGCCCAAATATTAGTCAAAGTTGATGGTTCAGAATATTCTATCTTACTTTTTTTTTTCTGCTATTGCTTTCCTGATTATACTAAGAAAAACACAACTTCAGGTTGTCATACCTCGAAGCCCACGTGAGGCCAAGGGACTGTTGTTGGCAAGCATTCGTGACCCAAACCCAGTCATATTTTTCGAGCCAAAGGTAGAGCAAAAATTTGAAAGAATTTCATCAGTGGGATAAGACTTGTTACATATCATGTTGTAGAATAATTGCATGATAGCAGATGCTGTAAAATATTGAATTGTTCATTACAGAATGCTCTTACAAACagctttcatttttctttttcttacagTGGTTGTACCGTCTGTCTGTTGAAGAAGTCCCTGAGGGGGACTATATGCTGCCTTTATCTCAAGCAGAAGTACGCATATCTCTATCCTGTATACTGTTTTTCTTATGAGGAAACCAAAATGTTTATGCAATTTTATACTCTAGGTGATTCGCAAAGGAAGTGATATAACACTTATTGGTTGGGGAGCTCAACTTGCAGTGCTGGAACAAGCATGTGAAGATGCTGCAAAAGTTAGTTATTTACACATGTTCTTATATACGAAATTCAGTTAACTGGTTGCATGCCAAAAAAATCTGAAACAGCTAGCATCAATATATATTCAGTAAACTAAACATAGCTAAATATCCTGACTCAGTTTATCCTGAATCAACGCGGCGAGAAAAGGTTTGGAgctacctgaacttgattatataCATTCTGAATTTCAGAATGCACATGTTAATCTAGGTCCAGGAAGACATGATACATTTCATTTTAAGTATTAACATCGAACAACAAAGAACCCTAAATTTAACTACAGTCAACTATCATGGTGTATCGACAATGCAATGGCTATTTCTAGTTGTCCACATCAATTAATGACGAATAATGGCAAATGATACTTGAGTATTTTGGTGTTGCTTCTTGGCCGTTCCACATCTTGATTCATCTCATATCTTCATTATCTCGCTCCGTTTTTCATAAACCATAACTCACACCAGTATATTCCAGGATGGAATTTCCTGTGAGCTCATAGATCTAAGAACACTGATTCCATGGGACAAGGAAACAGTTGAGGCCTCTGTCAGCAAGACTGGAAAGCTTCTTGTACGTAACCTCTTTGCATTTATTTATTTCTCGATtgtcatcatcatcttcttgaGTGCGTCAAGTACTATCGCAGATTAGTCATGAGGCCCCGATCACTGGGGGGTTTGGTGCCGAAATTGCTGCGTCCATTGCAGAGCGCTGCTTCCTGAGGGTAGGGCACTAAATCTTCCAACCATTTAACAGTACAACAGAACACATAAGAGAAATATTCACTCACATAATCATCCGGAAGCTATGTGATCAAAATTGCTGAACTCGATCTACTGCAGTTAGAAGCGCCTGTCGCGAGGGTCTGTGGCCTCGACACCCCTTTCCCTCTTGTTTATGAACCATTCTACATGCCCACAAAGAACAAGGTAATTCATCACCCTGTGATTTGATCTTTCCAATGCTTTTGGTATGCAGCTCTGGCCCTGATCTGTTGTCTGTTGCAGATCCTGGATGCTATTAAAGCAACTGTAAATTACTGAGGTGCAGGAGGAAGGTCGTGCTGCTTGTGTAGCACGTTTATAGTGGAGACAGCAAGCATTGTGTGTGTATATTGCTATTCTGTAGCCTGAATATATGTCGACAGACCAGCTCATTTTATAAAATAATGACCCCAATAAAATTGCAATTTCTGGAATAATGATGATGGCTTGCTGGAGCGAAAATTCCTTCACGCTCATGATTCCGTTCCAGAAAGCGATCATCATTATTCAACTTCTTTTATCTGAAGGAATTTCACATAAAACAGTCCGATTACCGGAGGGTAATGAAGTGTTTAGTTCGTGCAGACGGAGCCTGAACTATACTCACATCGaagtaaaaaataaataaaatagtaactcaaaaaaaaaactctTGAGAGTTGGGGACTGAATTACAGTTCTCTATCTGCTGACCTGCGAACTGCGATAGTTCCAAAAAGAAATTATGAAGGTGGCCAAATAAGCCGAAGGGAAGAAGCGTCACCAACGCAAAGGTAGCGCACCGGACGATCTCGAGAGTTCCACACTCTGCACTGCACTGCATCGTCACCCCGTCGTCCCACTCGTGCTCTGGACCACCCATGGCTGAGCTCCTGCAACCACAAgatccatggatgcagacgtcgtGTAGCTGACGACAGACGTGGAGCGCGCGCGCGCCGCACACGCACACGCACGGCTACTCCATCACCAGTACATACATAACGCCGGACGCGCACGCGCGGATCGCAACCAAGATCACAATGGCTGACACTACCACCGCTgcagccgtcgccgccgtcgccaccGGCTCGTCGGATCC
This region of Lolium perenne isolate Kyuss_39 chromosome 2, Kyuss_2.0, whole genome shotgun sequence genomic DNA includes:
- the LOC127323480 gene encoding 2-oxoisovalerate dehydrogenase subunit beta 1, mitochondrial isoform X2 → MICSTANSKYEKAFRYHVSVPVFPVHGRCRRSYVFGEDVGFGGVFRCTTGLADRFGKNRVFNTPLCEQGIAGFAIGLAAMGNRAIAEIQFADYIFPAFDQLVNEAAKFRYRSGNEFNCGGLTIRSPYGAVGHGGHYHSQSPEAFFCHVPGLKVVIPRSPREAKGLLLASIRDPNPVIFFEPKWLYRLSVEEVPEGDYMLPLSQAEVIRKGSDITLIGWGAQLAVLEQACEDAAKDGISCELIDLRTLIPWDKETVEASVSKTGKLLISHEAPITGGFGAEIAASIAERCFLRLEAPVARVCGLDTPFPLVYEPFYMPTKNKILDAIKATVNY
- the LOC127323447 gene encoding uncharacterized protein; its protein translation is MAAKVAAPLPFRHDVRGPLGWRSPRSGLPGALAGLDWRHSTRRLVEPARARGRNNKSGGRGATKDDERSEELEEPESVLLIDGEEDEEFEDGDLSGFRGLVLDLSYRPVNVVCWKRAICLEFTEKADVLEYYDQTVSSPSGSFYIPAVLRVPQLLQVMKRRRVKQCLSRKNILYRDDFTCQYCPSEDDLTIDHVIPTSRGGKWEWENLVTACSRCNSRKGNKTLLQANMKLRKIPKAPKEFDIIAVPLTKSAFRTIRRRQGLPEEWLQYIAGSSP
- the LOC127323446 gene encoding protein MET1, chloroplastic; its protein translation is MALAHQITNQPLLSSPPCLPRASGSNARTARQPFLGQSCCLTLRGSARSCVVVRASSSAQAEPKSGGGEGGGEGEDPYEEYEVEILKPYGLKFTKGQDGGTYIEAIFPGSSAEQTGKFTPGDKVLATSAVFGEEIWPAAGYGQTMYCIRQRVGPLYMKMQKKFGKWDSGELSEKEIIRAERNTGNVSTKLREIQMQNYQKKMEQKIQREDDLRSGLRLYKEGKYEEALDKFESVLGSKPEIDESSVASYNVACCYSKLDRIQAGLSALEDAMKAGYEDFKTIRTDPDLANLRKSEDFAPLLNKYDESFINESAINAIKSLFGFGKK
- the LOC127323480 gene encoding 2-oxoisovalerate dehydrogenase subunit beta 1, mitochondrial isoform X1 yields the protein MAMKVLREVGRKRSGAAGIGGTRGFADCAAAAMGVAERREGGGGTKAVNLFTAVNQALHIALDTDPRSYVFGEDVGFGGVFRCTTGLADRFGKNRVFNTPLCEQGIAGFAIGLAAMGNRAIAEIQFADYIFPAFDQLVNEAAKFRYRSGNEFNCGGLTIRSPYGAVGHGGHYHSQSPEAFFCHVPGLKVVIPRSPREAKGLLLASIRDPNPVIFFEPKWLYRLSVEEVPEGDYMLPLSQAEVIRKGSDITLIGWGAQLAVLEQACEDAAKDGISCELIDLRTLIPWDKETVEASVSKTGKLLISHEAPITGGFGAEIAASIAERCFLRLEAPVARVCGLDTPFPLVYEPFYMPTKNKILDAIKATVNY